In one window of Amblyomma americanum isolate KBUSLIRL-KWMA chromosome 9, ASM5285725v1, whole genome shotgun sequence DNA:
- the LOC144105045 gene encoding uncharacterized protein LOC144105045 encodes MWSGISAPRKGGAKVFAFTVQLLFAALPSASCSSVLAAAPKFLEKGLFHPPAPSPLLPRRLPSSPPEDVILVHQWPVPSPRTSSDNSISHIKPLLSSPPLCGLGSCASAQATNPILFTMQVSNKFSLFAKKTSNYFLMQLLSPQCCCSIAAECSRVLRFLLLLSGDVETNPGPDRYDSILSELQKLTTGQATLISDLQDIKHQLKTTETTLADLNKRMETLELHYATLFTLHSEIDALKTLNTELTCKVDKLEARMDDAENRSRRNNLIYYNIPDTNPTETYADSEETIIRHCSTQLGFAIEPNLMERAHRLGRRSTDRTRPIIVKFTSSKTKESILSLGNKLKGTNYSIGEDFSLPVRNARKHLVAFAKSVSDKFSLRFKTLHIGPKRYIFDESSQRVKEVI; translated from the coding sequence GTCTGGCATCTCAGCGCCGCGCAAAGGGGGAGCAAAGGTGTTTGCCTTCACTGTGCAACTGCTTTTCGCCGCTCTACCGTCTGCCTCCTGTTCATCAGTTTTggccgccgccccgaagttccttgaaaaaggcctttttcatccacctgccccatcaccgttgctgccccgtcgcctaccctcatcgccgccagaggacgtcataTTGGTCCATCAGTGGCCAgtcccatcaccaagaacatcatctgataattctatcagccatataaagcccttgctgtcatcgccgccgctctgtgggctcggtagctgtgcatcagcgcaggctactaatccgatacttttcacaatgcaggttagtaataagttttccctatttgctaaaaaaaccagtaactactttttaatgcagctgCTGAGCCCTCAGTGCTGCTGTAGTATTGCTGCCGAGTGTTCAcgtgttcttcgttttcttttactattgtcAGGCGATGTAGAAACTAACCCAGGCCCCGACCGTTACGACAGCATACTTTCCGAGCTCCAGAAACTAACTACCGGACAAGCTACATTAATTTCAGATCTGCAGGACATTAAACACCAACTGAAGACTACCGAAACAACCTTGGCCGACTTAAACAAGCGCATGGAAACTCTAGAATTACACTACGCCACACTTTTtactctccattctgaaatcgacgccctgaaaactttaaacactgaacttacctgcaaggtcgacaaactggaagcacgtatggacgatgcagaaaatcggtctcgccgtaacaatctcatctattacaatattcctgacactaaccccactgaaacgtatgcagactcggaagaaacaatcattcgccattgctccactcaactaggttttgccatcgaacccaatctaatggagcgtgctcaccgcctcgggcgccgctctactgatcgcaccaggccaatcatcgttaaattcacgtcatcgaaaactaaagaaagcatcctttccttaggcaataagctgaaaggcaccaactacagtattggcgaagacttctcccttcccgtccgtaacgcccgcaaacatcttgtTGCCTTCGCCAAATCGGTATCCGATAAGTTCTCGTTGCGCTTCAAAACATTACACATTGGtcctaaacgctacatattcgaTGAATCATCACAAAGAGTCAAAGAGGTAATATAG